One Dama dama isolate Ldn47 chromosome 16, ASM3311817v1, whole genome shotgun sequence DNA window includes the following coding sequences:
- the LOC133071394 gene encoding LOW QUALITY PROTEIN: olfactory receptor 13D1 (The sequence of the model RefSeq protein was modified relative to this genomic sequence to represent the inferred CDS: inserted 3 bases in 2 codons; deleted 1 base in 1 codon; substituted 2 bases at 2 genomic stop codons), whose translation MGNDSAMTEFFLVGLSQYPALQFCLFMLCLIMYTIIFXGNSLIIISILDSCLHTPMYFFLGNLSFLDICXMSSXSPPMLIIFRSERKSISFIGCALKMVVSLGLCSTECVLLAVMAYDRYVAIFNPLRYPIIMNRVLYVHMATXSWIIGCLTSLSQTIITMILPFCGNNIIDHMTCEILALLKLICSDITINVIIMTVTNIVILVIPILLIFISYVFILSSILRINSAEGRKKVFSICPTHLSMVILFYGSALFMYMKPKSKDTNTSDEITGLSYGVVTPMLNPIIYILRNKQVKEPVKKVLSQHLHLWKM comes from the exons atgggaaatgaTTCAGCTATGACTGAATTCTTCCTGGTGGGGCTTTCTCAATACCCAGCACTCCAGTTttgtcttttcatgctctgcctCATCATGTACACGATCATCT CTGGAAATAGCCTCATTATCATCAGCATACTGGATTCTTGCCTCCACActcccatgtatttcttccttgGAAACCTCTCATTCTTAGACATCTGTTAAATGTCATC ATCCCCCCCAATGCTCATTATATTTAGGTCTGAGAGAAAATCCATCTCTTTCATTGGCTGTGCTCTGAAGATGGTTGTCTCTCTTGGGTTATGTTCCACTGAGTGTGTCCTCCTGGCTGTGATGGCATATGATCGATATGTGGCCATTTTCAACCCCCTAAGGTACCCCATCATCATGAACAGGGTGCTGTATGTGCACATGGCTACATGATCTTGGATCATAGGTTGTCTGACTTCTCTATCACAAACAATTATAACAATGATATTGCCTTTCTGTGGTAATAATATCATTGATCATATGACCTGTGAGATCTTGGCCCTTCTTAAACTCATCTGTTCAGATATTACCATCAATGTGATTATCATGACAGTGACAAATATTGTTATACTGGTGATTCCTATACTATTAATTTTCATCTCCTATGTTTTCATCCTCTCTTCCATCCTGAGAATTAATTCTgctgaagggagaaaaaaagtctTTTCTATA TGTCCAACCCACCTGAGTATGGTCATCTTGTTCTATGGTTCAGCCCTTTTTATGTACATGAAGCCCAAGTCAAAGGACACAAACACTTCTGATGAGATCACTGGACTGTCTTATGGAGTGGTAACCCCAATGTTGAACCCCATCATCTACATCTTGAGAAATAAGCAGGTGAAAGAACCTGTGAAGAAAGTCCTGAGTCAACACTTGCATCTATGGAAAATGTGA